Within the Desulforegula conservatrix Mb1Pa genome, the region ACCTTCAATCCCCGGCTTTCAAGAAGTGCGGCAATGGAGGCTGAAGCCAGCCCCTTACCTAGGGAAGATACAACTCCGCCGGTAACAAATATAAATTTGGTGGACCTGGACATAATTTCCTCAATATACGGATTTTATTATATATTTAAATTTAAAGATTGAATCTCAGGGCTAAAAATAAAGACTTATGATTCAAAACACAAACTAAAAAACCAAAAAAAATGTTGCCGCTTAAAAATAAGCGGCAACATATTAAAAATGCGTGGAATACTATCTTTTAAAAATTTCTTTGGCAAGCCTTGCACGCATACCGAGCTCTTCTTCTATTCTAATCAGCTGATTGTATTTGGCAATTCTGTCACTTCTTGAAAGAGACCCTGTCTTTATCTGACCTCCGCTCACTCCAACAGCCAGGTCTGAAATGAAAGTATCTTCGGTCTCTCCTGAACGATGGGAAATAATTGTCGTATAGCCTGCTCTTTTTGCCATATCAATGGCTTCAAGGGTTTCAGTCAATGTACCAATCTGATTGAGCTTTATCAGTATTGAATTTGCTATTCCATCTTTAATACCCTTTTCGAAAATATCAGGATTGGTAACAAAAACATCATCACCCACAAGCTGAACCTTGCTGCCAAGGCGCTTTGTCATAAGAGCCCAGTTATCCCAGTCCTGCTCTGCAAGACCATCTTCAATTGAAAGAATAGGATAATTGTTAACAAGAGTTTCATAGTAATCGATCATTTCAACGGAAGTAAGACTTCTGCCTTCGGCCTCGAGAACGTATTTGCCGTCTTTGTAAAATTCACTTGCAGCAACATCAAGCGCGAGTCCGATATCTTTTCCAGGCACATATTTTGCCGCTTCAATTGCCTGGAGTATACATGTTATTGCTTCTTCATTCGATGAAAGATCAGGAGCGAAACCGCCTTCGTCGCCCACAGCTGTGCTCATGCCCTTGGATTTCAAAATGTTTTTGAGATTGTGAAAAACTTCGGCTCCCATGCGGATTGCCTCAGTTACATTCTTTGCTCCGACAGGAATGATCATGAACTCCTGAATGTCAAGCTTGTTACTAGCGTGGGCTCCTCCGTTAATGATATTCATCATCGGCATTGGAAGCTCACATGCGGTTATTCCGCCAAGATAACGATATAAAGGAAGGCCATAAGCTTCGGCTGCTGCCCTGGCAGCAGCCATTGATACACCAAGCATGGCGTTTGCCCCAAGTTCGGCCTTGTTATAAGAACCATCAAGGTCAAGCATTCTTCTGTCCAGAGCTGTCTGATCAGTTGCGTCCATGCCCACAAGAGCCTGAATTATAGTTGTATTTACGTTTTCAACAGCCTTTGAAACGCCCTTTCCGAGATACCTGGACTTATCATTATCCCTGAGTTCGAGGGCTTCACGGGTTCCGGTTGATGCGCCGGAAGGAACAGCTGCACGCCCCATTACACCGCAGGCAAGTTTTACATCAACTTCAACCGTAGGATTACCTCTGGAATCAATTATTTCACGAGCACGTATATCAACTATCTGGGTCATATATCCTCCAAATTAAATTATTATATTGTCTTTTTGGTTGTTAAGACGTCATGCTGAAGGCTTGACTATATGGCAAATAAAAAAGGCCTATAATTTCCGGAAATATCTGAAATGCATGTTTGCATATTTTTCAAGATCTTCCCGGATTTTGGGATTCTGAGGATCAAAACCTTCTGGCTTTCTGGCACTCAAGAAATCCATTAATTTTATTTTAAACGCATCTCTTATAACATCCACATCAGATACCACAAGAACAAAAATTCCATTATTCGGAGATTGCCATGACTCTTTGGTTTTAAAAGTACCAGCAGCTGTTTGGGCAATATTTTCGCCAATCCTTGCAAAAGCCTCGTTTTCAAGAGTTCTGCTTTTTTTGAATAAATCAAACAGACACGCCCTGATTTTTTTGTTCAGATTTATATAAAGATCGGTTTTTGCATTTTCTTCAGCTTCCTTATATGCGCTTTCATAGTCATCATCAATCGCTGCCATACCCGCACCGCTTACCCCGAAGGCAAAATCACTCGCAAGAACCCATTCCGGTGCATCTTTATAAATACCCGGAACATTTTGTTTTGTTTCAGTAGTGGCAGAGCAGCCTGAAATAAAAATCAGCGCGATAAAAAATACAAAAAATAAACCTTTAGTCATTTCAACAACCTTAAAAGAGAGACCTGAAAAAAATAATAGCCGAAGAAAGCATAAGGCCTTATATTTGACAAAAAAAAAGTAGTAAATCCAGATTTTTCAAATTCAAAAAAAAGGGGCATTTTGCAAGATCCATCCCCCAATGAATATCACAAAGAAGAAAATATGAATTTGATTAATTTAATTTTATGGTTATTGTTTTTGAAAAAAAGGGGTTCTATAGTTTAACCATTGGAAGCTGATAATATGGAAGTAAAAAACGAAAACATACCAGATCCAAAAGAACTTGAAAAAGAAATCGCCGATTTTTTAAGCAAAAAATTCGGCGGGAATATCAAGGTCGTAACACCGCAGTTTTCCGTACAGCCAGAGCATGAAGGCTCCAAGGAGACAAAGGTTAAAGATCTCGGCACAAAAATAAACTTTGATATGAAACCAGAAGAACTGATCGCCTATCTTGACCAGTACATTGTCAAACAGGACGAAGCCAAGGCTGTTCTTTCAACCAAAATATGCACCCACTTCAACAGAATAAGAAAAGCCGCCGCAAATCCGGACGCAGTTGACGAGCTTAGCGGAAGCATCAAAAACAATATTCTTATGTTAGGCCCGACAGGCTCAGGCAAAACCTATATGGTAAAGCTTATTGCGCAAAAACTTGGGGTTCCTTTTGTAAAGGGAGACGCCACCAAATTCAGCGAAACAGGCTATGTGGGTGGTGACGTGGAGGATCTTGTCCGTGATCTTGTTCGCGAGGCTGATGATGACATCGCCCTTGCCGAGCATGGAATCATATATATTGACGAAATCGACAAGATAGCTTCAAGCAGAAACCTGATCGGAGCAGACGTATCCCGCACAGGTGTTCAGAGAGCCCTTCTTAAGCCAATGGAGGAAACCGACGTTGAGCTTAAAGTACCCCACGATCCTGTTTCCATGCTTCAGGAGCTGGACAGATTCCAGAAGACAGGCAAAAAAAACAAGCGCGCAGTAAACACAAAGAATATTCTTTTCATAATGAGCGGAGCCTTTGGCGGACTTTCTGAAATAATTAAAAAAAGAATATCTGGCAAAAAAATTGGTTTTGGTGCTGACTTAGCGGAAAAAGAGACCAATGATGAAATTCTTAAAAAAGTAAAAACCGAGGATCTTGTTGAATTCGGATTCGAGACTGAATTTGTGGGAAGACTTCCTATCCGTACAGTTTTTGAAACCCTTTCAAGGGACGACATATTCGAGATCCTGAAAAATCCGAATAATCCAATAATACTTGGCAAGAAACTCGATTTTGCGGCCTATGACATTGATATAAAATTCGAGGAAGCCGCTCTTGATCTTCTGGCTGACGAGGCATACTCAGAAAACACAGGCGCAAGAGGGATTTCAAGCTGCGTTGAAAAATCTCTTCTCAAATTTGAAAGAAAGCTTCCTTCAACAAATATCAGCTTTCTGCCAGTGACTCTGGAAGCAATAAAAAACCCGGACGAAACGATATCGTCACTTACAAATCCAGAAGACTGTGAAAAATGGGAAAGCATATATCAGAAACTTGCGGATTCCGAAAAAGAATATGTTCATAAATATGTGGCTGAAAACTGGAAATCCCTGTCCCTCAAGTATAATCTGACTTTGTCCGAGGCGAGGATCAATCTGGTTTCTGATTATTATTGCTCTCATATGACAAGCACAGGCAACGCCATAAAGAGAATAAAAAATTTCTATGACGACGCCAGAAAAATCGAACTGTACTTTTTAAACCGCCATGATATCAATATCGTTTTCGAGGATGATGCAATTGATTTCATCATCGAACAATTTATTAAGCACGGAGCTACAGTTGATGAAGTCTTTAAAAAAATGACTTCTGATTTTGAGCTTGGACTTAAACTGGTCAAAGAAAAAGCAAAACGCAACCGCTTTTTCATTTCCAGAGAGGCCCTCATTGCTCCTGAGCATTATATAGAAAATCTTATCCGTAACGGGATGAAAGAGATTCATTGATTTTGCGGAAAAACAAAATCCGGTAAAGGACTTTTTTCATGATTGGCATTTCAAAATTATACTGCGGAACAGTAGAGCCATCCGACGCTCTTCGTTATGGACGCCATTCAGGCAGTCTGCCGTCCCATCTTCTTCAGTTCTCTTCTGACAAAAAACCAGTTGTTGTCTGGAACATAACCAGAAAATGTAATCTCAAATGCATTCACTGCTATGCCCATGCTACTGAAGAATCAGGTTTTGACGAACTTACCACAGAAGAAGGCAAAAGACTGATAGACGATCTTGCTTCCTTCGGCTCTCCTGTAATTCTCTTTTCCGGCGGAGAGCCGCTTGTAAGAAAAGATCTTCCGGATCTTGCCGAATATGCGGTTTCAAAAGGCATGAGGGCAGTTATTTCTACTAATGGGACACTCATAACAAAAGAAATGGCACAAACCCTTAAAAGGATCGGTCTTTCATACGTCGGGATCAGTCTTGATGGCATGGAAGATGTCAATGACAGGTTCAGGGCAGTTAAAGGCGCATACAAGGCCGCACTTGAAGGCATCAAGAACTGTCAGGAAGCTGGTATCAAAGTTGGTCTGAGATTTACCATAAACAAGCATAATGTTACCGAGATACCGGCAATTTTTGATCTGGTTGAAGAAAAAGAAATACCAAGAATCTGCTTTTATCATCTAGTATATTCAGGCAGAGGCTCACAGATGATAGAAGAGGATTTAAGCCTTGAAGATACAAGAAAAGCCCTTGATATGATAATTGACAGAACAAAGGATCTCCACGACAAAGGCAAACCCAAGGAAGTTCTTACTGTGGATAACCATGCTGATGGCCCATATATTTATCAAAGACTTCTGAATGAAGATCCTGAAAGAGCCTCAGAGGTTCTTGAGCTTCTGAAAATGAATGAAGGAAACAGCAGCGGAAGAGGAATCGGTTGTGTAAGCTGGAATGGCGATGTTTTTGCTGATCAGTTCTGGCGCCACCACAGTTTCGGAAATGTAAGACAAAGGCCTTTTTCAGAAATCTGGACAAAACCGGATGATGAGCTTCTCATCAAACTTAAGGACAAGAAGAATCACGTGACAGGCAGATGCGCCACATGCAAATGGCTCGACATCTGCGGCGGCAATTTCAGGGTAAGAGCCGAAGCCGCTCTCGGAGACGTTTGGGCGCCTGATCCGGCATGTTATCTTACTGATGAGGAAATTTCTCAGTCAATATAATGAATGTGTATTGGGTGTTAAAAAGGCCTTATGCCTCCGGCGAGGCTTTATAGCCCAATAGGCCAAAGTCAGACGAAGCGTATTCGTTCGGCTGTTTTGAAGTTGATAGGGCGAGTGCCTCGAGCGGGTCGCTTTTTTATAAAAAAGCTCCGCAAAAAACTTTATGAATTTTTGATCGTAGGGTGCTCAAGCCGCAAGGCTTGTGCACCACCAAAAATTAAATTGAAATTTAAAAACCCGGAAATAGCCTGGAAAGTTCTTTCAGATGAAAGAGTTTTCCAGTTTTTTTCTTGAAACAGAAAACACCAAAAATAATAAGGAGTAAAAATGCTCTTTCCAGAATACAGGCCACGCAGAATGAGAAGAACCGAAGCATTAAGAAGAATGATAAGGGAAACGGTTCTTACTCCGAATGATTTGATACTTCCTCTTTTTGCAGTTCATGGCAAGGGAGTTAAAAATCCCATTGATTCAATGCCAGGCCAGTTTCAGCTTTCAATTGAATATATTGCAGAAATGGCTAAAGAGGCTTACAAGCTCGGAATTCCGGCTGTAATGCTTTTTGGAGTGCCAAAGACAAAAAATGCCCTCGGCACAGAAGCTTACGCAAAGGACGGAATCGTCCAGACCGCGATCAGGGCAGTAAAAAACAAGGTGCCTGAGATGGTTGTCATCACAGATGTCTGCATGTGCCAATATACTGACC harbors:
- the eno gene encoding phosphopyruvate hydratase — its product is MTQIVDIRAREIIDSRGNPTVEVDVKLACGVMGRAAVPSGASTGTREALELRDNDKSRYLGKGVSKAVENVNTTIIQALVGMDATDQTALDRRMLDLDGSYNKAELGANAMLGVSMAAARAAAEAYGLPLYRYLGGITACELPMPMMNIINGGAHASNKLDIQEFMIIPVGAKNVTEAIRMGAEVFHNLKNILKSKGMSTAVGDEGGFAPDLSSNEEAITCILQAIEAAKYVPGKDIGLALDVAASEFYKDGKYVLEAEGRSLTSVEMIDYYETLVNNYPILSIEDGLAEQDWDNWALMTKRLGSKVQLVGDDVFVTNPDIFEKGIKDGIANSILIKLNQIGTLTETLEAIDMAKRAGYTTIISHRSGETEDTFISDLAVGVSGGQIKTGSLSRSDRIAKYNQLIRIEEELGMRARLAKEIFKR
- a CDS encoding AAA family ATPase produces the protein MEVKNENIPDPKELEKEIADFLSKKFGGNIKVVTPQFSVQPEHEGSKETKVKDLGTKINFDMKPEELIAYLDQYIVKQDEAKAVLSTKICTHFNRIRKAAANPDAVDELSGSIKNNILMLGPTGSGKTYMVKLIAQKLGVPFVKGDATKFSETGYVGGDVEDLVRDLVREADDDIALAEHGIIYIDEIDKIASSRNLIGADVSRTGVQRALLKPMEETDVELKVPHDPVSMLQELDRFQKTGKKNKRAVNTKNILFIMSGAFGGLSEIIKKRISGKKIGFGADLAEKETNDEILKKVKTEDLVEFGFETEFVGRLPIRTVFETLSRDDIFEILKNPNNPIILGKKLDFAAYDIDIKFEEAALDLLADEAYSENTGARGISSCVEKSLLKFERKLPSTNISFLPVTLEAIKNPDETISSLTNPEDCEKWESIYQKLADSEKEYVHKYVAENWKSLSLKYNLTLSEARINLVSDYYCSHMTSTGNAIKRIKNFYDDARKIELYFLNRHDINIVFEDDAIDFIIEQFIKHGATVDEVFKKMTSDFELGLKLVKEKAKRNRFFISREALIAPEHYIENLIRNGMKEIH
- the ahbC gene encoding 12,18-didecarboxysiroheme deacetylase, coding for MIGISKLYCGTVEPSDALRYGRHSGSLPSHLLQFSSDKKPVVVWNITRKCNLKCIHCYAHATEESGFDELTTEEGKRLIDDLASFGSPVILFSGGEPLVRKDLPDLAEYAVSKGMRAVISTNGTLITKEMAQTLKRIGLSYVGISLDGMEDVNDRFRAVKGAYKAALEGIKNCQEAGIKVGLRFTINKHNVTEIPAIFDLVEEKEIPRICFYHLVYSGRGSQMIEEDLSLEDTRKALDMIIDRTKDLHDKGKPKEVLTVDNHADGPYIYQRLLNEDPERASEVLELLKMNEGNSSGRGIGCVSWNGDVFADQFWRHHSFGNVRQRPFSEIWTKPDDELLIKLKDKKNHVTGRCATCKWLDICGGNFRVRAEAALGDVWAPDPACYLTDEEISQSI